The following proteins come from a genomic window of Coffea arabica cultivar ET-39 chromosome 11c, Coffea Arabica ET-39 HiFi, whole genome shotgun sequence:
- the LOC113716588 gene encoding uncharacterized protein — MASRMIFLKPWTPDLDVKKMDLESIPVWIRLPHLKLHYYTETNLSKFASFVGNSLYTDKQSADQSPVAYARICVELHIDTIRPDSIPYINEHGQLEYQEIEYEWNPPSCLKCQKFGHLVQQCPLALQASTKWMPKATSQSETGYKQDTIRQILVPDELFSPKPVESVAETITEQQGEQKEDRLETDNAAEVTTEQQGKQTEERLETDRQHTQQTKELYSVALKRNAKGTAKMEIQPIGMVNMRNSYSPLDNTDNSQVIEVQDEKLGGGARKKWQLFRNGVPGSVSRIWVAWNSSIVHCSLLIIHQQAISYLVDTHEGQIFILTIVYGANKTEQRKGLWQHLRQIWATIGNSPWLIFGDFNAIRTSTERIGCSDFDLGAMEDFNNCLDALDVIEYPSKGCFFTWCNTREVEDKIYRELIGF, encoded by the exons ATGGCTAGCAGAATGATTTTCTTAAAACCATGGACACCTGATTTGGATGTGAAAAAGATGGATTTGGAGTCGATACCTGTCTGGATTCGTCTCCCTCATCTTAAACTTCATTATTACACTGAAACCAATTTGAGCAAATTTGCTAGTTTTGTGGGAAATTCATTATATACAGACAAGCAGTCTGCTGACCAGTCTCCAGTTGCCTATGCTAGAATTTGTGTGGAACTGCATATAGACACTATTAGGCCTGATAGTATCCCTTACATAAATGAACATGGACAGCTTGAATATCAAGAGATTGAGTATGAATGGAATCCACCTAGTTGTTTGAAATGCCAGAAATTTGGACATCTTGTTCAGCAATGTCCTCTGGCACTACAAGCTTCTACTAAATGGATGCCAAAGGCTACTAGTCAAAGTGAAACTGGATACAAGCAGGATACTATACGACAAATCCTTGTTCCTGATGAGCTATTTTCTCCGAAACCTGTGGAGAGTGTTGCTGAAACTATTACTGAGCAACAGGGTGAACAAAAAGAGGACAGGCTGGAAACTGATAATGCTGCTGAAGTTACTACAGAGCAACAGGGTAAGCAAACGGAGGAAAGGCTGGAAACTGATAGACAACACACACAGCAAACAAAAGAGTTATATTCTGTGGCTTTGAAAAGGAATGCGAAGGGCACAGCCAAGATGGAGATACAACCTATTGGAATGGTGAATATGCGTAACAGCTATAGCCCTCTGGATAATACAGACAACTCTCAGGTCATAGAGGTGCAGGATGAAAAGCTAGGAGGGGGAGCCAGGAAGAAG TGGCAACTTTTTCGTAATGGGGTGCCTGGTAGTGTCAGTAGAATATGGGTTGCATGGAATAGTTCAATAGTACATTGTAGCTTGCTAATCATTCATCAACAAGCAATATCCTACCTTGTTGACACACATGAGGGTCAGATCTTTATATTGACCATAGTCTATGGGGCAAATAAAACTGAGCAAAGAAAAGGATTATGGCAGCATCTAAGACAAATCTGGGCTACTATTGGCAACTCCCCTTGGCTTATCTTTGGGGATTTTAATGCAATAAGGACCAGCACTGAAAGAATTGGCTGCTCAGACTTTGACCTTGGGGCCATGGAAGATTTCAATAATTGTCTGGATGCACTAGATGTAATTGAATATCCTAGCAAGGGGTGCTTTTTCACTTGGTGTAACACGAGGGAAGTGGAAGACAAAATATACAGAGAATTGATCGGATtctaa